In a genomic window of Nocardia fluminea:
- a CDS encoding NADPH-dependent FMN reductase codes for MNAPLRLEIIVASTRPERFAPVVAGWLVTALGERPEFEVGVLDLRDLELPADLTETPEVEAFRGRLAGADAFVAVTSEYNHGYPASLKTALDSAKYEWRAKPIGFVSYGGLSGGLRAVEQLRQVVAELHMVSVRESVSFAQAKRHFDKTGMTDDAAAIDACDRMLNQLSWWGTTLRAARTVEPYPG; via the coding sequence ATGAATGCACCGCTGCGGTTGGAGATCATCGTCGCCAGCACACGGCCCGAGCGATTCGCGCCCGTGGTGGCCGGGTGGCTGGTGACCGCGCTGGGGGAGCGGCCGGAGTTCGAGGTGGGGGTGCTCGATCTGCGGGATCTGGAACTGCCTGCCGACCTCACCGAAACGCCGGAGGTCGAGGCGTTCCGGGGAAGGTTGGCGGGCGCGGACGCGTTCGTCGCCGTCACCTCCGAGTACAACCACGGGTATCCGGCTTCGCTGAAGACCGCGCTCGACAGCGCCAAGTACGAGTGGCGGGCCAAGCCGATCGGGTTCGTGTCCTACGGCGGTCTGTCGGGCGGGTTGCGCGCGGTCGAGCAGTTGCGTCAGGTGGTCGCGGAGCTGCACATGGTGTCGGTGCGCGAATCGGTGAGCTTCGCCCAGGCCAAACGCCATTTCGACAAGACCGGCATGACCGACGACGCCGCCGCGATCGACGCGTGTGACCGCATGCTGAACCAATTGTCCTGGTGGGGAACGACTTTGCGGGCAGCCCGCACCGTGGAACCGTATCCGGGCTGA
- a CDS encoding ATP-binding protein — MSAESAVLSARSEDGRSFVVDNAAASPFPAGSLIVVSCAGRRQLAMVEERTATVPIGLRGRLLGELTDDGIDTRASHAFDGGEISPADRDTVAALHHTTGAELEVGVSLSAPGGPARLLPTRFNRHTFWCGQSGSGKTYALGVVLEQLIAHTALPIVVFDPNSDFVRIGEVLPGADGPTAAALRERDIRVLRPKSDPPGRLRAKFIDMPLKSKAAVLQLDPVADREEFNELIHLSSAMTGELHDVLANLRAVENPARRRLAMRVENLGLLNWEVWAGTDQAVTDIVADRPDVTVLDLGGFSTPAQQLVIALSLLDDLWARREERRPVLLVIDEAHNLASPLLESPVAVAVRERLIQIAAEGRKFGLWLLLSTQRPSKVHPGIISQCDNLALMKMTSPADLAELGTYFGYAPNDLLAQAPWFRQGEALLAGGFVPTPTLAKVNPRLTREAGADVSVPLR; from the coding sequence ATGTCTGCCGAATCCGCCGTCCTGTCCGCGCGCTCCGAGGACGGCCGCTCGTTCGTCGTAGACAATGCCGCGGCCAGTCCGTTCCCCGCCGGATCGCTGATCGTGGTCAGTTGCGCGGGACGCAGGCAGCTGGCGATGGTCGAGGAGCGCACGGCGACAGTGCCCATCGGTTTGCGCGGCAGGTTGCTCGGCGAACTCACCGATGACGGGATCGACACCAGGGCCAGTCACGCTTTCGACGGCGGCGAGATCAGCCCCGCCGATCGCGACACCGTCGCCGCGCTCCACCACACCACCGGCGCCGAACTCGAGGTCGGCGTGAGCCTGTCGGCGCCCGGCGGGCCCGCTCGACTGCTTCCCACCCGCTTCAACCGGCACACGTTCTGGTGTGGACAGAGCGGTTCGGGCAAGACCTACGCCCTCGGCGTCGTCCTCGAACAGCTGATCGCGCACACCGCGCTACCGATCGTCGTCTTCGACCCGAATTCCGATTTCGTCCGCATCGGCGAGGTGCTTCCCGGCGCCGATGGCCCTACCGCGGCCGCCCTGCGAGAGCGCGACATCCGCGTCCTGCGGCCGAAATCCGATCCGCCCGGCCGCCTGCGGGCGAAGTTCATCGACATGCCCTTGAAGTCGAAGGCCGCTGTGCTGCAGCTGGATCCGGTGGCCGACCGGGAGGAGTTCAACGAACTGATCCATCTGTCGTCCGCGATGACCGGCGAACTCCACGATGTGCTGGCGAACCTGCGCGCTGTCGAGAACCCGGCTCGCCGCCGCCTCGCGATGCGCGTGGAGAATCTGGGACTGCTCAACTGGGAGGTCTGGGCGGGAACGGACCAGGCGGTCACCGACATCGTCGCCGATCGCCCCGACGTGACGGTCCTGGATCTCGGCGGATTCTCGACGCCCGCACAGCAACTCGTCATCGCCCTGTCGCTGCTCGACGATCTGTGGGCCAGACGCGAGGAACGCCGTCCGGTCCTGCTGGTGATCGACGAAGCCCACAACCTCGCCTCGCCCCTGCTCGAGTCGCCCGTGGCCGTGGCGGTGCGCGAGCGATTGATCCAGATCGCCGCCGAGGGCCGCAAGTTCGGTCTGTGGTTGCTGCTGTCGACGCAACGCCCGTCGAAGGTGCACCCCGGCATCATCTCCCAGTGCGACAACCTCGCCCTGATGAAGATGACCTCGCCCGCCGACCTGGCCGAACTCGGCACCTACTTCGGCTACGCGCCGAACGACCTGCTCGCCCAGGCACCCTGGTTCCGGCAGGGAGAGGCATTGCTGGCGGGCGGATTCGTCCCGACGCCCACACTGGCCAAGGTGAACCCACGGCTCACCCGGGAAGCGGGCGCCGACGTCTCGGTGCCGCTGCGATGA
- the tnpB gene encoding IS607 family element RNA-guided endonuclease TnpB — MAFQIPEGWTAQAYRFALDPTATQERAIRSHCGAARFAYNHMLALVKAVIDQRSAERSYGVPDDEMTPALGWSLAALRRTWNRRKDTAAPWWSVNSKEAYNSGLNGLARGLDAWSASRKGARAGAAVGFPRFKSKHRVADSVRFTTGAIRVDHDRHHVTLPVLGTIHTHESTRKLARRIEAGTARILAATVKYDGRRWYCAFAVIVKAKRIMYRACRPPHPVVGVDVGVKDLLVVAAPDGTEIERIPAPKPLAAAHRKLRTLQRRAARQRGRWDPATGTRQDPSKRWLRTQTRIARIHARVANIRRHELHTVTTELVRNHNVIVVEDLNVAGMSRRGGAYKRGLNRAIGDGALGRIRTLLGYKTAWNNARLVTADRWFPSTQTCSRCQAKTKLALRDRTYYCRNGCPPIDRDTNAAINLARLGEPLSNGGVSRTGTGSSPAASDPAGDGCGAIHKTFPTDSAGKAGGIEASTPHSLQSVGVWGLPIRKERLPEMNRHTELTQVTGRA, encoded by the coding sequence ATGGCGTTTCAGATCCCTGAAGGTTGGACCGCCCAGGCCTACCGATTCGCGTTGGACCCCACCGCGACGCAGGAACGTGCGATCCGGTCGCATTGCGGAGCGGCACGGTTCGCCTACAATCATATGCTCGCGCTGGTCAAGGCCGTTATCGACCAACGTTCCGCGGAGCGTTCCTACGGTGTGCCCGACGACGAGATGACACCCGCACTGGGTTGGAGTCTGGCAGCGTTACGAAGAACTTGGAACAGGCGAAAAGACACTGCCGCACCCTGGTGGTCAGTGAACTCGAAAGAGGCCTATAACAGCGGATTGAACGGCCTCGCAAGAGGTTTGGATGCATGGTCCGCCTCACGTAAAGGTGCGCGGGCGGGCGCCGCAGTCGGGTTTCCTCGCTTCAAGTCCAAGCATCGCGTGGCGGACTCGGTCCGGTTCACCACAGGCGCGATCCGTGTGGACCATGACCGACACCACGTCACTCTCCCGGTACTCGGTACGATCCACACCCACGAATCGACTCGCAAGCTGGCGCGCCGCATCGAGGCGGGAACTGCTCGAATTCTGGCCGCGACAGTCAAATACGACGGTCGACGCTGGTACTGCGCCTTCGCGGTGATCGTAAAAGCCAAGCGGATAATGTATCGAGCCTGCCGACCACCGCACCCCGTGGTGGGCGTCGATGTCGGCGTGAAGGATCTGCTGGTTGTCGCGGCACCGGATGGCACTGAGATCGAGCGAATACCGGCACCGAAACCTCTCGCCGCGGCGCACAGGAAGTTGCGGACGTTGCAGCGCAGAGCTGCCCGGCAGCGAGGGCGATGGGACCCGGCGACCGGAACCCGGCAGGATCCGTCGAAGCGGTGGCTTCGCACCCAGACCCGGATCGCGAGAATCCACGCTCGTGTAGCGAACATCCGTCGCCACGAATTGCATACGGTCACTACTGAACTGGTGCGCAACCACAACGTCATAGTGGTCGAGGATCTCAACGTCGCGGGCATGAGTCGCCGCGGTGGCGCCTACAAGCGTGGGTTGAACCGGGCGATCGGTGATGGAGCACTGGGCCGGATACGAACCCTGCTCGGCTATAAGACCGCCTGGAACAACGCCCGACTCGTTACTGCGGATCGTTGGTTTCCATCCACCCAAACGTGCTCGCGCTGCCAAGCGAAAACCAAGCTTGCGTTGCGTGACCGAACCTACTACTGCCGCAATGGGTGCCCGCCGATCGATCGGGACACGAATGCGGCGATCAACCTCGCCCGCCTCGGCGAACCACTGAGCAACGGTGGCGTATCGAGGACCGGTACCGGGAGTAGCCCGGCCGCCAGCGATCCGGCTGGAGACGGATGTGGAGCTATCCACAAGACCTTCCCCACCGATTCGGCGGGGAAGGCTGGAGGCATCGAAGCGTCTACCCCACACTCTCTCCAGTCGGTGGGAGTGTGGGGACTGCCTATTCGCAAGGAGAGGCTGCCTGAGATGAATCGTCACACCGAACTCACACAGGTAACGGGTCGCGCGTGA
- a CDS encoding GAF domain-containing protein, with product MIVGRWQLVETLGASREWSMLTAGTAPREWASYQRAVPARLQPLIAAAHETGAPVEEVLPKSRNPWSGLRFRAVPVVWPDSSVHAVKVWVGAEIPTEELRVAPFQVDAYTRVVRTHPAGLGPHFGSGPAEYSGAEAFERVERFDHALEFVAAVHRSEPRSRWSGIATVHSRIGPRSLLVAARNGDAEGRFAWRGVSVDVTDSVAPQHKSFEAATLELLRESQPGLYLVIVDTAQVRAVRWVTEPMPGLTWRGVDERTVPHPDDRSRIAALRAEVLAGATRAGLSGLRLAAEAGGWLTVDVEVSPLPGGGAAPAFLLAQLQVTAQPG from the coding sequence GTGATAGTTGGACGTTGGCAGTTGGTGGAGACGTTGGGGGCGTCGCGGGAATGGTCGATGTTGACGGCGGGGACCGCGCCGCGGGAGTGGGCGTCGTATCAGCGGGCTGTTCCGGCTCGGTTGCAGCCGTTGATCGCGGCCGCGCACGAGACGGGGGCGCCGGTGGAGGAGGTGTTGCCGAAGTCGCGTAACCCCTGGTCGGGGTTGCGGTTTCGAGCGGTGCCGGTGGTGTGGCCGGATTCGTCGGTGCATGCGGTGAAGGTGTGGGTGGGGGCGGAGATCCCCACCGAAGAGCTTCGGGTCGCCCCGTTCCAGGTCGACGCGTACACCCGCGTGGTGCGCACCCATCCCGCTGGGCTCGGACCTCATTTCGGTTCCGGCCCGGCCGAATACAGCGGCGCCGAAGCGTTCGAGCGCGTCGAACGTTTCGATCACGCGCTGGAATTCGTCGCGGCGGTGCATCGTTCGGAGCCGCGGAGCAGATGGTCGGGCATTGCCACCGTGCATTCCAGGATCGGCCCGCGTTCGCTGTTGGTGGCCGCGCGCAACGGCGACGCCGAGGGGCGGTTCGCGTGGCGCGGGGTGTCGGTCGACGTCACCGACAGCGTTGCCCCGCAACACAAGTCGTTCGAGGCCGCGACCCTCGAGTTGCTGCGCGAGTCCCAGCCGGGCCTGTACCTGGTCATCGTCGACACCGCCCAGGTGCGCGCGGTGCGATGGGTCACCGAGCCGATGCCGGGGCTGACCTGGCGCGGGGTCGACGAGCGGACCGTCCCGCATCCCGACGACCGGTCCAGGATCGCCGCACTGCGGGCCGAAGTGCTGGCCGGTGCCACCCGCGCCGGATTGAGCGGGTTGCGGCTGGCCGCCGAGGCGGGTGGCTGGCTCACCGTCGACGTCGAGGTGTCACCGTTGCCCGGCGGCGGCGCGGCGCCCGCTTTCCTGCTCGCTCAGTTGCAGGTCACCGCGCAGCCGGGGTGA
- a CDS encoding metal-sensitive transcriptional regulator → MTTPTPDTAGGDEHAGHAGHGYITAKDDYLKRLRRIEGQSRGLQRMVEEEKYCIDILTQVSAMTKALQAVAMGLLEDHISHCVVDAAIAGGPEAEAKIKEATDAIARLVRS, encoded by the coding sequence GTGACAACACCCACCCCCGACACCGCAGGCGGCGACGAGCACGCGGGCCACGCAGGCCACGGCTACATCACCGCCAAGGACGACTACCTCAAGCGGCTGCGCCGCATCGAGGGTCAGTCGCGCGGGCTCCAGCGGATGGTCGAAGAGGAGAAGTACTGCATCGACATCCTCACCCAGGTCTCCGCCATGACCAAGGCGCTGCAGGCCGTCGCGATGGGGCTGCTCGAGGATCACATCTCGCACTGCGTCGTCGACGCGGCGATCGCCGGTGGACCCGAGGCCGAAGCCAAGATCAAAGAGGCCACCGATGCGATCGCTCGCTTGGTCAGATCCTGA
- a CDS encoding nitrilase-related carbon-nitrogen hydrolase, whose protein sequence is MSRVRVAAVQAEPKWLNLSAGVEQTIEYIEASERGGAQVLAFPETFLPGFPWWMWLNSVDWGEEFLARYSANALTADGPELRAIAYAARRTGVHVCLGFAERAGSEIFMSQALIDADGIIAVARKAEPTGLERTVFQGSGGGPLIRDTVHGRIGVLGGADHLRADLRGQMYEQREQIHVAAWSGFTVYYGEDKEWGPDLNTAASVRYAMDGATHVIAPVAVVPVAGWEVVDARMPERRLLRGGGGVSRIFGPGGLELATPLAEGEEGLLYADLDLGRAVRPAAAVAPRGERLQPLRVPSGRVVRREPVRVGLTGA, encoded by the coding sequence ATGAGTCGGGTACGCGTGGCAGCGGTGCAAGCCGAGCCGAAGTGGTTGAATCTGTCGGCCGGAGTCGAACAGACAATCGAATATATCGAGGCGTCCGAACGCGGCGGCGCGCAAGTGCTTGCCTTTCCCGAGACATTCCTGCCCGGATTTCCGTGGTGGATGTGGCTCAATTCGGTCGATTGGGGCGAGGAATTCCTCGCCAGGTACTCGGCCAACGCGCTTACCGCCGACGGCCCCGAACTGCGTGCCATCGCCTACGCCGCCCGGCGCACGGGTGTGCACGTCTGCCTCGGCTTCGCCGAACGGGCAGGCAGCGAAATCTTCATGTCCCAGGCATTGATCGATGCCGACGGCATCATCGCCGTCGCGCGCAAAGCGGAACCGACCGGGCTGGAGCGCACTGTCTTCCAGGGCTCCGGCGGGGGACCGCTGATTCGCGACACCGTGCACGGCCGGATCGGCGTGCTCGGCGGCGCCGATCATCTCCGGGCCGACCTGCGCGGGCAGATGTACGAGCAGCGCGAGCAGATCCACGTCGCCGCGTGGTCGGGCTTCACCGTGTACTACGGGGAGGACAAAGAGTGGGGGCCCGATCTCAACACCGCCGCCAGTGTCCGCTACGCGATGGACGGGGCGACCCATGTCATCGCGCCGGTCGCGGTCGTGCCCGTGGCAGGCTGGGAAGTCGTCGACGCGCGGATGCCGGAGCGGCGCCTGCTGCGCGGCGGTGGCGGAGTCTCGCGGATCTTCGGACCCGGTGGACTCGAACTCGCCACGCCGCTGGCGGAAGGTGAGGAGGGACTGCTCTACGCCGATCTAGACCTCGGCCGCGCCGTGCGCCCGGCCGCGGCGGTCGCGCCGCGGGGGGAGCGCTTGCAGCCGCTCCGGGTGCCGAGCGGGCGGGTCGTGCGGCGCGAGCCGGTGCGCGTCGGACTCACGGGGGCCTGA
- a CDS encoding AraC-like ligand-binding domain-containing protein: MTAFEGFPEICSTAHIAASDAFAHWEQLVAGAITEVSIAPTVSRPFEGRIRSADFGDISVGTVTAEGHELRRSRRHIARADDFHVIGSVVLAGRAQVEHAGNRVELTPGAMIFYDTSQPIRWRSEGLIEDLTVRVPRQQVVDHLGVRADALPAGMVIGEGGVGPMLARFFRQVAQLHSTDPAAAAVLASSGIDLLGAAATIASGGRPGRAQIEAVNGQQVLDYLRANFTDPELTIERIADGCRVSRRTLYRVVAEFEGGLGAVLRGMRLERARVLLVSSDFRSVAAVATASGFATERQFYRAFQAETGMTPGEYRAIADSDAPIA, translated from the coding sequence ATGACGGCGTTCGAGGGGTTTCCCGAGATCTGCTCGACCGCGCACATCGCGGCGTCGGACGCATTCGCGCACTGGGAACAGCTGGTGGCCGGCGCTATTACCGAGGTATCGATAGCGCCCACTGTGTCGCGTCCGTTCGAGGGACGGATCAGGTCGGCCGACTTCGGGGATATCTCCGTGGGCACGGTGACCGCCGAGGGACACGAATTGCGCCGGTCGCGCAGGCATATCGCCAGAGCCGATGATTTCCATGTCATCGGCAGCGTGGTGCTCGCCGGGCGTGCCCAGGTGGAGCACGCGGGCAATCGCGTCGAGCTGACCCCGGGCGCGATGATCTTCTACGACACCTCGCAGCCGATCCGGTGGCGCTCGGAGGGCCTGATCGAGGATCTCACCGTCCGGGTGCCCCGCCAGCAGGTCGTGGACCACCTCGGTGTCCGTGCCGATGCGCTGCCTGCCGGAATGGTGATCGGCGAAGGCGGAGTCGGGCCCATGCTGGCCAGGTTCTTCCGTCAGGTCGCGCAGCTGCACAGCACTGATCCGGCCGCGGCGGCGGTGCTCGCGAGCAGCGGCATCGATCTCCTCGGTGCGGCGGCCACCATCGCGTCGGGCGGGCGACCCGGCCGGGCGCAGATCGAGGCGGTGAACGGGCAGCAGGTGCTGGATTATCTGCGCGCCAATTTCACCGACCCCGAGCTGACGATCGAGCGCATCGCGGACGGCTGCCGGGTTTCGCGGCGCACGCTCTATCGGGTGGTGGCGGAGTTCGAGGGCGGACTCGGGGCGGTGCTGCGTGGAATGCGGCTGGAGCGGGCGCGGGTCTTGCTCGTGTCGAGCGACTTCCGTTCGGTCGCGGCGGTGGCGACCGCGTCGGGATTCGCCACCGAGCGACAGTTCTATCGCGCGTTCCAGGCGGAGACGGGCATGACGCCGGGCGAATACCGGGCAATAGCTGATTCGGACGCCCCCATCGCCTGA
- the eccE gene encoding type VII secretion protein EccE, translating to MAEFTGAGPRPLFGRISLPHLLIAQVLGLVAGVVALIAGLDPLPSLGLAIVVALVPLIPIGKRTILDWISTVRRYSAKRDYTLGDTVDFRDTDGRSLGLYWDGSRVVTVVEVLPPRGGLTRIARTAVHASHLLPLPELAACLHQHDILLSGIDIISHGHRSRSGTPAGAIYESLLGPLPATAHRTVWLAISFDAVACPDATARRGGGTDGASRSVTIATQRIMRTLEDADCNARILTAPEIRKAVQQITAGLDPRTLSQRWKYAEIGNAVNIGSAVDPKQLGSDLLAQLWVAPSRGTTVAVRLRPGSDAESVSVGAAWRLTARELPEKTKSKGMVSMSGRHRDALLAHLPIAVPGLDDTIPTVEYPIDVIGALHLPSSGCGQLLGSDDEGNGVATRIVGAGISTVYVAGELYLAQQLVFRALAVGERVLVRTDRAQAWEQLVTTVGNPERLTIAVETHQSDAGFTATVVDGVLAPAPHAGVTTIYLTGDPNGWPASRPDLEIYQPGAIGNRVVLRTGSTRVNLTLVSIPRESTYIGQPRGQRAMASA from the coding sequence ATGGCTGAGTTCACGGGGGCGGGACCGCGTCCGCTGTTCGGTCGGATTTCGCTGCCGCACCTACTCATTGCGCAGGTCCTCGGCCTGGTCGCGGGGGTCGTCGCGCTGATCGCCGGGCTCGATCCCCTGCCGTCGCTCGGCCTCGCCATCGTGGTGGCACTGGTGCCACTGATCCCGATCGGCAAGCGCACGATCCTCGATTGGATCTCGACCGTTCGCCGGTATTCCGCAAAGCGCGACTACACACTCGGCGACACCGTCGACTTCCGTGACACCGACGGGCGTTCACTCGGCCTGTACTGGGACGGCAGTCGCGTGGTCACCGTCGTCGAAGTGCTGCCGCCGCGCGGTGGTCTCACCAGGATCGCCCGGACCGCCGTGCACGCCTCGCACCTGTTGCCGCTGCCGGAACTGGCCGCGTGCCTGCACCAGCACGACATCCTCCTGAGCGGGATCGACATCATCAGCCACGGCCACCGCAGCCGGTCCGGTACCCCGGCGGGCGCGATCTACGAATCGCTGCTCGGCCCGCTGCCCGCGACCGCGCACCGCACGGTGTGGCTCGCGATCAGCTTCGACGCGGTGGCCTGCCCCGATGCGACGGCTCGTCGTGGTGGCGGCACCGATGGCGCGTCCCGGTCGGTCACCATCGCCACCCAGCGGATCATGCGCACGCTCGAGGACGCCGACTGCAACGCACGCATTCTCACCGCGCCGGAGATCCGCAAGGCCGTCCAGCAGATCACCGCCGGTCTGGATCCGCGCACGCTGAGTCAGCGGTGGAAGTACGCCGAGATCGGCAACGCGGTGAACATCGGCAGTGCGGTGGATCCCAAGCAGCTCGGTTCGGATCTGCTCGCGCAGCTGTGGGTGGCGCCGTCGCGGGGGACCACGGTTGCCGTGCGGTTGCGTCCGGGCAGTGACGCCGAATCCGTGAGTGTCGGCGCCGCATGGCGATTGACCGCGCGCGAGCTGCCCGAGAAGACCAAGTCCAAGGGCATGGTGTCGATGAGCGGCCGTCATCGCGACGCGCTGCTCGCGCACCTGCCGATCGCGGTGCCCGGTCTCGACGACACGATCCCGACCGTCGAGTACCCGATCGACGTCATCGGCGCGCTGCACCTTCCGTCGTCGGGTTGCGGGCAGCTGCTCGGTTCCGACGACGAGGGCAACGGCGTCGCCACCAGGATCGTCGGTGCCGGTATCTCCACCGTGTATGTCGCGGGCGAGCTGTATCTGGCCCAGCAGTTGGTGTTCCGCGCGCTGGCTGTCGGCGAGCGGGTGCTGGTGCGCACCGACCGGGCGCAGGCCTGGGAGCAGCTGGTGACGACCGTCGGCAATCCGGAGCGGCTGACCATCGCCGTCGAAACACACCAGTCCGACGCGGGTTTCACCGCCACGGTGGTGGACGGCGTCCTCGCGCCCGCCCCGCACGCCGGTGTCACCACGATCTATCTGACGGGTGATCCCAACGGCTGGCCCGCATCTCGTCCCGACCTGGAGATCTACCAGCCGGGCGCGATCGGCAACCGCGTCGTGCTGCGCACGGGGAGCACCCGGGTGAACCTCACGCTGGTGTCGATTCCGCGGGAGTCGACCTACATCGGTCAGCCGCGCGGTCAGCGCGCGATGGCGTCGGCCTGA
- a CDS encoding S-methyl-5'-thioadenosine phosphorylase: MSSLPRPALAVIGGSGFYDFFDHDAVHVEIDTPYGAPSAPVAVGEVEGRAVAFLPRHGKQHEFAPHTLPYQANMWALRSLGVRRVFAPCAVGSLRADWGPGTVAVPDQLVDRTSGRPQTYFDGGGVHVSFADPYCDDLRAAAVKSAGELRVEDSGTMVVVQGPRFSTRAESRWFAGQGWDLVNMTGHPEAVLARELEMCYAAVALVTDLDAGLEEGDGVHAVDVFAEFKKNLGPFKELMRRAVTAVDGTDTCDRCRVHAGVSLPFELP, translated from the coding sequence ATGAGTTCGCTTCCCCGGCCCGCACTCGCCGTCATCGGCGGCAGCGGTTTCTACGACTTCTTCGACCACGACGCGGTGCACGTCGAAATCGACACACCGTACGGCGCGCCGAGTGCGCCGGTCGCGGTCGGGGAGGTCGAAGGCCGCGCCGTCGCCTTCCTGCCCCGGCACGGCAAACAGCACGAGTTCGCGCCGCACACCCTGCCCTACCAGGCGAACATGTGGGCGCTGCGTTCGCTCGGGGTGCGCCGGGTGTTCGCGCCGTGCGCGGTCGGCAGCCTGCGCGCCGATTGGGGCCCCGGCACCGTGGCGGTGCCGGATCAGCTCGTCGACCGGACCTCGGGTCGCCCACAGACCTATTTCGACGGTGGGGGCGTCCATGTCTCCTTCGCCGACCCCTACTGCGATGATCTGCGCGCCGCCGCGGTGAAGTCCGCGGGTGAGCTTCGGGTCGAGGACTCCGGGACCATGGTCGTGGTGCAGGGCCCGCGTTTCTCCACTCGCGCCGAGAGTCGCTGGTTCGCCGGGCAGGGCTGGGACCTGGTCAACATGACCGGGCACCCCGAAGCCGTCCTCGCTCGCGAACTCGAGATGTGCTACGCGGCAGTCGCTCTCGTCACCGACCTGGACGCCGGCCTCGAAGAGGGCGACGGTGTGCACGCGGTCGACGTGTTCGCCGAGTTCAAGAAGAACCTCGGACCGTTCAAGGAGCTCATGCGCCGCGCGGTCACCGCGGTCGACGGAACCGACACCTGCGATCGCTGCCGCGTGCACGCCGGGGTCTCGCTGCCCTTCGAACTGCCCTGA
- a CDS encoding AraC-like ligand-binding domain-containing protein, producing MEIAQTRAGVRESFAEWESLLSESYVPLMVEPGDGDTFHGRIVRSSQPGFDLSTVSAGGQRIRRTRRGIAKTEGEFLLVSILTEGSGLLHQDDRVALVRPGDMVFYDTSRPYHWDLDGQWSQVVVQTPLEVLRQQLGPGSAPLPTAVTVTADSAGGVVAGFFRDLARIQQSAPGHAAVLADNGVKLLASAVRLASGEIPSGQPAQALSREQVLSFMRTRCADPSLTIDDIARACLVSRRTLYRLFGDVEDGLSAVLRRMRVECARTLLARDPGRATATVALASGFASERHFFRAFRLETGMTPGEFRMLASSAMSI from the coding sequence ATGGAGATCGCGCAAACCCGTGCCGGGGTACGCGAATCGTTTGCCGAATGGGAGTCGTTGCTGTCGGAGAGTTACGTCCCACTGATGGTGGAGCCGGGCGACGGGGACACCTTCCACGGCCGGATCGTGCGCAGCAGCCAGCCGGGCTTCGACCTGTCGACAGTCAGTGCAGGCGGTCAGCGGATTCGCCGCACCCGCCGCGGAATCGCGAAGACCGAGGGCGAATTCCTGCTGGTCTCCATCCTGACCGAGGGATCCGGACTCCTGCACCAGGATGATCGGGTCGCCTTGGTCCGCCCCGGTGACATGGTCTTCTACGACACCTCGCGCCCGTATCACTGGGATCTCGACGGCCAGTGGTCGCAGGTCGTGGTGCAGACACCGCTGGAGGTCCTGCGTCAACAACTCGGCCCCGGCAGTGCCCCGTTGCCGACCGCGGTGACGGTCACCGCCGACAGTGCCGGTGGCGTGGTCGCCGGCTTCTTTCGCGATCTCGCCCGTATCCAGCAGAGCGCTCCCGGCCATGCGGCCGTGCTGGCCGACAACGGGGTGAAGCTGCTCGCCTCCGCCGTCCGGCTGGCCTCGGGGGAGATTCCGTCGGGTCAGCCCGCGCAGGCGTTGTCCCGCGAGCAGGTGCTGTCCTTCATGCGGACCAGGTGCGCCGACCCGAGTCTGACGATCGACGACATCGCCCGTGCCTGTCTGGTGTCGCGGCGCACGCTGTACCGGCTTTTCGGTGATGTGGAAGACGGGCTCAGTGCCGTGCTGCGGCGCATGCGGGTGGAATGCGCGCGCACGCTGCTCGCCCGTGATCCCGGACGGGCGACGGCGACTGTCGCGCTCGCTTCCGGCTTCGCTTCCGAAAGGCACTTCTTCCGTGCCTTCAGACTGGAAACCGGGATGACCCCCGGCGAATTCCGCATGCTCGCATCGAGTGCTATGTCTATCTGA